AATATTTCAGTATGTATATTCTACCTCTCTTGTTCTTGCTATTACAAGGAAACGTAGGTAAAGCATTTTGTTCGGTACTGTAAAAAGTTTTTTTAAATTGATTTTTATTTTGCTGAGCGGTTATTCCACAATATTTATTTCTTCTTCTATTCCCTCCTTTGGTAGAGGTTTTAACAGGTCCCAAATATCCGTATTGAATGTCAAAAAAATGAGGAAATACGAATAGAACCAATGAGATATGCAAAGAATATAGTTATATCAAATCAGTTTATTTTTTGCCGTAAAAAATGGTCATTAAACATAATTTACATTGTAACAAAATTGAAAAATATTAAAGGCGAGTTAAATGGTATGATAGATAAAGATAAACTCGTCTGACATCTATAACATAGAAAATTGAAACTTTTTTGGAAATAAAACGTTATATAAAATCGAGGAAAGATTGAGGTGGAATGTATGACAAAGGAAGTAGATTTGAAAAAGATTGTTTCGAATTTATCGAAGTTGGGTGTGACTGCCACTGTAACGAAGTCTCGACTTGAACTTTTAAAAGTGCTCACACCTCCAACGCAAACTCCGCAAGTTCAAGCTTAACTCGTTTTACAAAAAAAGAATGGATAGTCTTTTGAAAATAAGACTATCCATTCTTTTTTATTCAAGTTTTTAATCATCTTCATCATATGTTGTAAACATGTAAGTACGATAATGGAAACGCATGCTAAAGACCAGTCCGATGGCAAGTGCATTCCCCATTAATGAACTTCCTCCATAACTAATGAACGGAAGCGGAATACCCGTAATTGGTAGTAATTGAATTGTCATTCCGATATTTTCGAATACGTGGAACGTAATCATAGCAATAATTCCTGCACATACATAAGTTGAAAAAGGATCTTTTAACAATAGTGTTGTTTTTGTTAAATGATAGATTAACAAAAAGAAAATACAGATTACGATACTTGCACCAATAAATCCCCATTCCTCACCAATGACGGTGAATATGAAGTCCGTATGATTTTCTGCTACGTACACTTCGCGTCCACGGAAACCTTTACCAAAAATTTCACCCGAACCAATGGCGTTTAAGGAAGTGATTAAATGGTAGCCATCACTGGATGAATAAGAATAAGGATCTAGCCAAGAATAAATTCTGGCAAACTGGTAAGCTTTAAACCCAAATGTTTTTTCTAAAAAGTCCTGCATATACAGCGCCATCCAAAGGAGACTTCCTCCGATAGCTGCTCCACCTAAAAAAGTAGGTAATATAATCTTCCATGAAATCCCTGCAACAATAACAAGTGCTGCAGTAATCGCAAAGAAAACAAGTGCAGAACCAAGGTCTGGCTGTTTCATAATAATACCAAGTGGTATAATCAACGTTATAGCAATTTTGCCTAGTAAAATGAAGTCGGATTTTATGGATCTTAAAGAATAAACTTCATGATGCTTACTAATAAGTCGCGCAAGTGCTAAAATATAAAATGTTTTCATAAATTCGGAGGGCTGGATATTGCCGAGTGGTGTATGGAACCAGCTTTTTGCTCCATTTACAGGCTCACCAATCTGACCTTTTCCTTCCGGCATGAAAATAAGTAATACTAAAAGGGCGATCCCAGCTCCATACATATACCAAGCCATTTTTTTATATTGATCGGGTTCGAAAAACATAATGACACCGATAATAACTGCACCAATTACATACCACTGTAACTGCTTTGGCACGTAGTTAATACCGTATTGTCCAGAAGTTTGCGCAGATGCAATAGCTAACAAACTAATGACAAGAAAAGTGAAAAGTATAAAAGCGAGCGTCCAGTCAAAACGGTTCACGAAATTTCGTTTATTTTCCATAAAAGCCACCTAAAATAAAATAGTTTAAAGAGATGCGTGTATACGCATGTTGAACATTAACATTATAACGCAAAAAACAATTTTACGCCTGAGTATATTGTTCTGACGACAAATAGCATAAAATGTTTCAAAAAATGATGATTAGTTTTATAATGAAGTGAAGAATGGGGTGATGGATGTGGCTAAGAAATTAAAGTCAGCTGAAGATTTTATGTATCATATATACGTTCATATGAACGATGTCGATAAATTTGTTATTTTTAGCGGGCTTAAGCTCTCGCAATTTGTGGCTGCTTTAGATCCACTGCATCACTTACTTTTACTTAAGCATTCCTATGAAGATGGATCATTTAATATGCATACACAGTTTGATTATGTACCTGATGAGGAGGTTCCTCGTTTTGTAAAAAAGGCTACAGAGTCAAAAGAATTGTGTTGGATAGATTTTATGGATGAAAAGAGGCTAGATCAGCTGACTGCGATGGAGCAGGGAGAACTGCTTTATATTAGCCATAAAAAGGAACCGATTACATCGCCATTCTTTAATAAATTGCAAAATCGGTTTGTTTATTGTTCTTCGGATGTAGAGAAGATGACAAAAATTTATTTTCGCCATTTAAGTGATTCAGATTTACTAGTTGCAAATGTCATTAATTCTTTAATTCGTGAGAAAGAAAGAAGCACGGGCTTTTGGAGACGTAAAGTCAAATCGAGTATTCCTTGTCTTACACCTGAATTTTTAAGAGCTTATCGTTCTTTTGCAAAGGACGGTGCATTATTATCGCTGTATCGCATCGAGAAGCCGAAAGCAGCATATGGTATA
The genomic region above belongs to Lysinibacillus sp. FSL W8-0992 and contains:
- a CDS encoding Lmo0850 family protein — its product is MTKEVDLKKIVSNLSKLGVTATVTKSRLELLKVLTPPTQTPQVQA
- a CDS encoding FtsW/RodA/SpoVE family cell cycle protein — its product is MENKRNFVNRFDWTLAFILFTFLVISLLAIASAQTSGQYGINYVPKQLQWYVIGAVIIGVIMFFEPDQYKKMAWYMYGAGIALLVLLIFMPEGKGQIGEPVNGAKSWFHTPLGNIQPSEFMKTFYILALARLISKHHEVYSLRSIKSDFILLGKIAITLIIPLGIIMKQPDLGSALVFFAITAALVIVAGISWKIILPTFLGGAAIGGSLLWMALYMQDFLEKTFGFKAYQFARIYSWLDPYSYSSSDGYHLITSLNAIGSGEIFGKGFRGREVYVAENHTDFIFTVIGEEWGFIGASIVICIFFLLIYHLTKTTLLLKDPFSTYVCAGIIAMITFHVFENIGMTIQLLPITGIPLPFISYGGSSLMGNALAIGLVFSMRFHYRTYMFTTYDEDD